The sequence TCCGGCGGTAATGATCAATAAGGCTGCGATAGCAGGTTTCCACCAATTGAAAGAAATGATTTTAGGTTGATTACCGGATATACGATTGTTTAGCCGATCCTTCAAATCGGCTAGATCCCTGGTAACAGATGATGATGGTATATTGTTAAGATACTGGTAACCTTCCATCGCATCAGCAAGGATTGGATCCTCAAGAGCCGCCTTTTCCATTGCATGCATCTGCGAAGGAGTCAACTCACCTTTCCAATATTTTTCAATATCGGTTGCGGTAAATTGGTTCATATCGTTTTTCTGCTCAGGCATTACTGGTGTTTATCCATACAAATTTTGAGGTTTCTTCGGCCATTCTGGATCAGGCTTCGCACTTTGGTCCATTCCATTCCAGTTTTGGCAACGATCTCATTATACGATTTTTGTTCCAGGTAAAACAGGCTCACGGCTTCCTGTTGTTCACCTGTTAATTGTTGCAGGCATTTTTCCAGCAGTTCTAATTGTGCTTCTTTATGAAAGCTGCCATTCAGATGCCCATTATCGTCAGATTGCATAAGTTCTGCAGGCAGTTCGATGGTTTTTCTCAATTTTCCACTTCTTAGCTGCATCAGGCAATAATTTTTTGCCACTGTGTACAACCAGCTTTTGAAATAAATGATTTCGTGCTGTTGCAATTTTAGCACCAATAGCTCGAAAATCTGCATCACGGCATCTTTGGCTGCCTCCGGATCTTCGAGGTATTTGAGGGTAAGACCATATACAAGGTCCATATACCTGCTGTATAGTTGCCCCAGGACATGGAGGTTACCCGAACTCCGGTAAGAATCCGCCAGTTCCTGATCGCTGGCGGATGAACCTGATATGGTTTTCAGAAATTCCAAAATGTGTACCGGCAAGATAATATTTTTTCCGGGCTGTGTAATTATAGAAAACCCTGCATCCCATCTGAAAATAATTTTATGCGAGGCAACTACCAAAGTATTGGAAACTTCACCTGCCTGATTTTAATGGCACTACTTTCTTCCTTTTTTTTACCTGGTCAAACTACGATCAAAGGTTTTGTAAAGGATGCACAGACCAAACAGGTGATTAGTGGGGTCACTATACAGGAAACAGGCACCCGGAAGGCTACGGTTACAGGTTCTGATGGCGGGTTTAGTTTAGCCATTACCAGGAATTCCACCACATTGAAATTCAGTTACCCGGGCTACCAAACCCAGATGGTATTGGTGCTACTGGAAAACAAAGAATTTGAAGTATTGCTGAAGCCGGAAACAGTTGCCTTACAGGAAGTGGTGGTAACTGGTAATGCGGTAAAAAAGGATTTTAGGAGCGTGTCATCAAGTGTAGCTGCTTCTCCATTACAGGGTAGGGTTGCAGGAATAACTTTAAGTGATCAGTCAACTAAACGGGTCAGCCGTTTACACAAACCTGGTAAAACAGATGAGGAATTTTATACTGAAGAATATGCCCCAATTCAGGAAAACAGGTTTCTTTCAGTTACAGGGAATCCGTTGTCTACTTTTTCCATTGATGTGGATGCTGCCTCTTACAGTAATGTGCGGCGTTTCATTCAACAGGGGCAACTCCCCCCGCCGGGTGCTGTTCGAACAGAAGAACTGATCAATTATTTTGATTACCATTATGCTGAACCAACCGGTGATGCACCTTTTTCCATCCATACTGAAATTATTACCTGTCCATGGAATCAGTGCCACCAGCTGGTGTCAGTCGGATTACAAGGTAAGCGTATACCGGTTGATCACCTGCCTGCGAGTAACCTGGTTTTCCTGATCGATGTTTCCGGATCTATGGTGAGTGAGAATAAATTACCCCTGGTAAAGGCTTCTTTGGAACTATTAACCGATCAATTGCGGGAACAGGATAAGGTGGCTATTGTAGTATATGCAGGTAATGCAGGTTTGGTATTGTCTTCCACAAGTGGCCAGAACAAAATGAAAATTAAGGAAG comes from Flavihumibacter fluvii and encodes:
- a CDS encoding RNA polymerase sigma factor codes for the protein MPVHILEFLKTISGSSASDQELADSYRSSGNLHVLGQLYSRYMDLVYGLTLKYLEDPEAAKDAVMQIFELLVLKLQQHEIIYFKSWLYTVAKNYCLMQLRSGKLRKTIELPAELMQSDDNGHLNGSFHKEAQLELLEKCLQQLTGEQQEAVSLFYLEQKSYNEIVAKTGMEWTKVRSLIQNGRRNLKICMDKHQ
- a CDS encoding vWA domain-containing protein, whose protein sequence is MRGNYQSIGNFTCLILMALLSSFFLPGQTTIKGFVKDAQTKQVISGVTIQETGTRKATVTGSDGGFSLAITRNSTTLKFSYPGYQTQMVLVLLENKEFEVLLKPETVALQEVVVTGNAVKKDFRSVSSSVAASPLQGRVAGITLSDQSTKRVSRLHKPGKTDEEFYTEEYAPIQENRFLSVTGNPLSTFSIDVDAASYSNVRRFIQQGQLPPPGAVRTEELINYFDYHYAEPTGDAPFSIHTEIITCPWNQCHQLVSVGLQGKRIPVDHLPASNLVFLIDVSGSMVSENKLPLVKASLELLTDQLREQDKVAIVVYAGNAGLVLSSTSGQNKMKIKEALHALEAGGSTAGGAGIQLAYKIARDNFARNGNNRVILCTDGDFNVGASSDADMEKLIEKERASGVFLTVLGYGMGNYKDSKMEILADKGNGNHAYIDGLTEAKKVLVHEFGGTLFTIAKDVKLQVEFNPVNVLAYRLIGYENRLLDKEDFNNDLKDAGDMGSGHAVTALYEIIPVGVKDNFTDSVDQLKYKSVNNRKAIAGNEILFVKFRYKAPDGNVSRLIQQTITKQSVVSWKEASANTKFAAAVAEWGMILINSTFKQQSSFESILNLASGALEHDDQGYRKEFIELVKKSKQLLASETFSLREEKE